The Flavobacteriaceae bacterium 3519-10 genome includes a window with the following:
- a CDS encoding mRNA 3'-end processing factor: MLNPSKLFRILKLIQFTNKGIYCIPGKFYIDPWRPVDLAVISHGHGDHAKCGMKKYLCQDFTKPILRHRIGPDIEVQSLPYGEEIVINGVKVSFHPAGHIVGSAQVKMEYKGYVTVFSGDYKVQDDGLSTPFELVRCNEFITESTFGLPIYNWLQPEQYSEQMQTWHNSNREIGKTSVFIGYSLGKAQRIMKALEGCGKIFVHSSVARINEAIEASGIKLPEYECVNFQEDLKKTNNEIVIVPPALLDSNVIRKIPNRATGLCSGWMQVRGSRRWRSADAGFAISDHADWGGLLATVKATGAEKVHVTHGQTAVFSKYLNEIGIEAYEVKTNYGDEEEEEKVLLQETTEPKEE, from the coding sequence TTGTTAAACCCAAGCAAATTATTCCGCATTTTGAAACTCATACAATTCACGAATAAAGGCATTTACTGTATCCCCGGAAAATTCTACATCGATCCCTGGCGTCCGGTAGATCTTGCGGTTATATCGCATGGCCACGGCGATCATGCTAAATGCGGTATGAAGAAATATCTGTGTCAGGATTTTACAAAACCAATTTTGCGTCACCGCATAGGACCCGATATCGAAGTTCAGTCGTTACCTTACGGCGAAGAAATTGTGATTAACGGAGTGAAGGTTTCATTTCATCCCGCCGGGCATATTGTAGGATCAGCACAGGTGAAGATGGAGTATAAAGGCTACGTAACCGTATTTTCTGGCGACTACAAAGTGCAGGATGACGGGCTTTCAACTCCGTTTGAACTGGTGCGCTGCAACGAGTTTATTACAGAAAGCACTTTCGGACTGCCCATCTACAATTGGTTGCAGCCTGAGCAATATTCAGAGCAGATGCAGACCTGGCACAACAGCAACCGTGAGATAGGCAAAACGTCTGTATTCATCGGCTATTCTTTAGGTAAAGCACAGCGAATAATGAAAGCGTTAGAAGGTTGCGGAAAAATTTTTGTACACAGTTCGGTCGCAAGAATTAACGAAGCCATCGAAGCAAGCGGCATTAAATTACCCGAATATGAATGTGTGAACTTCCAGGAAGACCTCAAAAAAACAAATAACGAAATCGTGATTGTACCGCCCGCTTTGCTCGATTCTAATGTGATCAGGAAAATACCCAACCGCGCCACCGGCCTGTGTTCGGGCTGGATGCAGGTGCGGGGTTCGCGCCGCTGGAGATCGGCCGATGCGGGTTTTGCCATTTCAGATCATGCTGATTGGGGCGGACTGTTGGCAACGGTTAAAGCGACTGGTGCAGAAAAAGTACACGTTACGCACGGACAAACCGCCGTGTTCTCAAAATATCTGAACGAAATCGGAATCGAAGCCTACGAGGTTAAAACAAATTATGGCGATGAAGAGGAAGAAGAGAAAGTGTTGCTGCAGGAAACCACAGAACCTAAGGAGGAGTAA
- a CDS encoding DNA ligase, translating into MKHFAELISSLESSNKTTAKVDAMVHYLRTAPENDKLWFLALFTGKRPKRPVNTNLLRQWALEIIQLPEWLFLESYSSVGDLGETISLILPPPQNDISKSLSQWMDELGDLAHKTEAEKKAYVTESWNGLDYTERFIFNKLIGGSFRIGVSKKLLISALSKYSEIDSSQLMHSIMGKWDINEINFEDLIAGININPDNSKPYPFCLAYPLEKETDELGDPAEWQAEYKWDGIRGQLIRRNDEVFIWSRGEELVTPQFPEIVSALEKMTGNFVIDGEILAVTEKGVLNFNELQKRLNRKTISAKMLKEIPVKVFAYDILERDDEDLRGKPLTYRRKILEELIHSQAPENITLSDIVPFQKWEDLVEVRDNSRLNNSEGLMLKHKESLYHSGRKKGDWWKWKVDPLTIDAVLIYAQKGSGRRSGYYTDYTFAVKKEDQLVTVAKAYSGLTDKEIMEVSRFVTKNSLEKFGPVRTVKPELVFEIAFEGIGLSNRHKSGVALRFPRILRWRRDKKADEIDDIEEVKKLIR; encoded by the coding sequence ATGAAGCATTTTGCAGAACTCATATCATCCCTCGAAAGCAGTAATAAAACCACCGCTAAAGTTGATGCGATGGTGCATTATCTGCGCACCGCTCCGGAGAATGACAAGCTGTGGTTTCTCGCACTTTTCACAGGTAAACGGCCGAAACGTCCAGTAAATACCAATTTGCTGAGACAATGGGCGCTCGAGATTATTCAGCTGCCTGAATGGCTTTTTCTAGAAAGTTATTCCTCAGTCGGCGATCTCGGCGAAACCATTTCACTCATACTTCCGCCGCCTCAAAACGACATCAGCAAATCGCTGTCGCAGTGGATGGATGAACTGGGTGATCTTGCCCATAAAACCGAAGCGGAAAAGAAAGCCTACGTCACCGAATCCTGGAACGGCCTCGATTACACCGAACGGTTTATCTTCAATAAACTCATTGGCGGAAGTTTCCGCATCGGGGTTTCAAAAAAACTTCTGATCAGTGCGCTCTCAAAATACTCCGAAATAGATTCCAGCCAGCTGATGCACAGCATTATGGGCAAATGGGACATCAATGAAATTAATTTTGAAGACTTAATCGCCGGCATCAACATCAATCCTGATAATTCCAAACCTTATCCGTTCTGCCTTGCATATCCGCTCGAAAAGGAAACCGATGAGCTCGGCGACCCCGCAGAATGGCAGGCTGAATATAAATGGGACGGAATCCGCGGGCAACTGATACGTCGCAACGACGAAGTTTTTATCTGGTCGCGCGGTGAGGAACTTGTTACTCCGCAGTTCCCTGAAATTGTTTCAGCTCTTGAAAAAATGACGGGCAACTTCGTTATCGACGGCGAAATTCTGGCCGTGACGGAGAAAGGCGTACTTAATTTCAATGAACTGCAAAAGCGGCTCAACCGTAAGACCATTAGTGCAAAAATGCTGAAGGAAATTCCGGTAAAAGTTTTTGCCTACGATATTCTTGAGCGCGATGATGAGGATTTACGAGGTAAACCGCTGACATACCGCAGAAAGATTCTCGAAGAGCTGATCCACAGCCAGGCACCCGAAAACATTACACTTTCCGACATCGTGCCGTTTCAAAAGTGGGAAGACCTCGTGGAAGTACGCGATAATTCGAGGTTGAACAACAGCGAAGGCCTGATGCTTAAACATAAAGAATCTCTGTATCATTCAGGCCGTAAAAAAGGCGACTGGTGGAAGTGGAAAGTTGATCCACTTACCATCGACGCGGTGCTGATCTATGCCCAAAAAGGCAGTGGACGACGCAGCGGCTATTACACCGATTATACTTTTGCGGTGAAAAAAGAAGACCAGCTGGTTACCGTTGCCAAAGCCTATTCGGGCCTAACCGACAAAGAAATAATGGAAGTCAGCCGTTTTGTAACCAAAAATTCACTCGAGAAGTTCGGGCCCGTGCGCACTGTGAAACCTGAGCTTGTATTCGAAATCGCGTTTGAAGGAATTGGTCTCAGCAACAGGCATAAAAGTGGCGTCGCATTGCGTTTTCCGCGAATTCTGCGGTGGCGTCGCGATAAAAAAGCTGATGAAATCGATGATATTGAAGAAGTGAAAAAACTAATCCGCTGA